From a single Vitis vinifera cultivar Pinot Noir 40024 chromosome 18, ASM3070453v1 genomic region:
- the LOC100257934 gene encoding uncharacterized protein LOC100257934 isoform X2, with the protein MAIWLVNGLRGLFSVLGCLMLATLLYTISTDGLPFRRDLLTPWMAATLVDFYINVVALAAWVSCKESNRVSAILWTILLVCFGSITTCAYIVLQFSKLSSESVQDAIYHVLLRNQSKNGTVQKRTFSPIVTARISFSLLGLLMLGTLIYTLLTDGSPFRKELLTPWMTATLIDFYINVVALSVWVAYKESSWISAFLWIILLICFGSITTCIYIVQQLFQLSSQDPLYLVLLNNGNRKQV; encoded by the exons ATGGCAATTTGGCTTGTTAATGGCCTCAGAGGTCTCTTCTCTGTGTTGGGATGTTTGATGCTGGCCACTCTCCTTTACACCATCTCTACCGATGGCCTCCCTTTCCGCAGAGACCTTCTCACCCC GTGGATGGCTGCAACCCTGGTTGATTTCTATATCAATGTTGTAGCTTTGGCG GCTTGGGTTTCATGCAAGGAATCTAACAGGGTTAGTGCAATACTATGGACAATTCTGCTCGTGTGTTTTGGCAG CATTACTACATGTGCATACATTGTTTTGCAATTTTCCAAGCTGTCATCAGAATCTGTACAAGATGCCATTTATCATGTCTTGTTGCGGAATCAAAGCAA GAATGGTACAGTACAAAAGAGGACATTTTCCCCTATTGTGACTGCAAGAATTAGTTTCAGTTTATTGGGTTTGTTGATGTTGGGAACTTTGATTTACACTCTCCTGACTGATGGTTCTCCTTTCCGCAAAGAGCTTTTAACACC gtGGATGACAGCAACACTAATTGACTTCTATATCAATGTTGTGGCCCTCTCA GTTTGGGTTGCTTACAAAGAATCAAGTTGGATCAGTGCATTCCTTTGGATAATTCTATTGATATGTTTTGGCAG CATTACTACATGCATCTACATTGTCCAACAGCTCTTCCAGCTCTCATCCCAAGATCCACTTTACCTTGTTTTGTTGAATAATGGCAACAG
- the LOC100257934 gene encoding uncharacterized protein LOC100257934 isoform X1 yields the protein MAIWLVNGLRGLFSVLGCLMLATLLYTISTDGLPFRRDLLTPWMAATLVDFYINVVALAAWVSCKESNRVSAILWTILLVCFGSITTCAYIVLQFSKLSSESVQDAIYHVLLRNQSKNGTVQKRTFSPIVTARISFSLLGLLMLGTLIYTLLTDGSPFRKELLTPWMTATLIDFYINVVALSVWVAYKESSWISAFLWIILLICFGSITTCIYIVQQLFQLSSQDPLYLVLLNNGNRVPRAGSINR from the exons ATGGCAATTTGGCTTGTTAATGGCCTCAGAGGTCTCTTCTCTGTGTTGGGATGTTTGATGCTGGCCACTCTCCTTTACACCATCTCTACCGATGGCCTCCCTTTCCGCAGAGACCTTCTCACCCC GTGGATGGCTGCAACCCTGGTTGATTTCTATATCAATGTTGTAGCTTTGGCG GCTTGGGTTTCATGCAAGGAATCTAACAGGGTTAGTGCAATACTATGGACAATTCTGCTCGTGTGTTTTGGCAG CATTACTACATGTGCATACATTGTTTTGCAATTTTCCAAGCTGTCATCAGAATCTGTACAAGATGCCATTTATCATGTCTTGTTGCGGAATCAAAGCAA GAATGGTACAGTACAAAAGAGGACATTTTCCCCTATTGTGACTGCAAGAATTAGTTTCAGTTTATTGGGTTTGTTGATGTTGGGAACTTTGATTTACACTCTCCTGACTGATGGTTCTCCTTTCCGCAAAGAGCTTTTAACACC gtGGATGACAGCAACACTAATTGACTTCTATATCAATGTTGTGGCCCTCTCA GTTTGGGTTGCTTACAAAGAATCAAGTTGGATCAGTGCATTCCTTTGGATAATTCTATTGATATGTTTTGGCAG CATTACTACATGCATCTACATTGTCCAACAGCTCTTCCAGCTCTCATCCCAAGATCCACTTTACCTTGTTTTGTTGAATAATGGCAACAG